A section of the Streptomyces sp. NBC_01591 genome encodes:
- the glgP gene encoding alpha-glucan family phosphorylase has translation MKAIRRFTVRPVLPDPLQSLSDLARNLRWSWHTETRELFHAVDPEVRRTAERDPVRLLGAVSAGRLAELARDEQFLHRLAEASQDLRDYLGGPRWYQEQLGLGAELPAAVAYFSPEFGVAAALPQYSGGLGILAGDHLKAASDLGVPLIGVGLLYRHGYFRQSLSRDGWQQEHYPVLDPNELPVALLREADGTPSRVVLALPGGRSLHAHIWQARVGRVPLLMLDSDVEENAPGEREVTDRLYGGGSEHRLLQEMLLGIGGVRAVRTYCRLTGHPEPEVFHTNEGHAGFLGLERIRELSGTGLDFDSAMESVRAGTVFTTHTPVPAGIDRFDRELVARHFGDDGELPGVGVERILQLGMETYPGGEPGLFNMAVMGLRLAQRANGVSTLHGAVSREMFAGLWPGFDAAEVPITSVTNGVHAPTWVAPEVFRLRNRYGGTPGRWDSAAEVPDRELWDLRGSLRGQLVTEVRERLHASWRARGAEPAELGWIDGVLDPDVLTIGFARRVPSYKRLTLMLRDRDRLTNLLLHPTRPIQIVVAGKAHPADDGGKRLVRELVRFSDDPRVRHRIVFLPDYGMAMAQKLYPGCDVWLNNPLRPLEACGTSGMKAALNGCLNLSVLDGWWDEWFEPDFGWAIPTADGLALDEDRRDDLEAAALYELIEDRVAPRFYDRGGAGLPERWIEMVRRTLGTLGPKVLADRMVGEYVERLYVPAARARRALDPGTARRLADWKARVRAAWPRVAVDHVEAVAPTAADDSAELGSTLLFRVRVALGALEPDDVEVQAVAGRVDAADGISDAQVFPLKPAGGQDLEGRWLYEGPLALDRTGPYGYTVRVLPAHPLLATGAELGLVALPTEAAGDGAGVLMR, from the coding sequence GTGAAGGCCATTCGTCGATTCACCGTGCGCCCCGTCCTCCCCGACCCCCTTCAATCGCTCAGCGACCTCGCCCGTAACCTGCGCTGGTCCTGGCACACCGAGACCCGTGAGCTGTTCCACGCCGTCGACCCGGAGGTCCGGCGTACGGCGGAACGCGATCCCGTGCGGCTGCTCGGCGCCGTGTCCGCCGGACGGCTCGCCGAGCTGGCCCGGGACGAGCAGTTCCTGCACCGGCTGGCCGAGGCGTCCCAGGACCTCCGGGACTACCTGGGCGGACCCAGGTGGTACCAGGAACAGCTGGGGCTGGGAGCCGAACTCCCGGCCGCCGTCGCCTACTTCTCGCCCGAGTTCGGAGTGGCCGCGGCCCTGCCCCAGTACTCCGGCGGGCTCGGCATCCTGGCCGGCGACCACCTCAAGGCCGCCAGCGATCTCGGCGTCCCCCTCATCGGGGTCGGCCTGCTCTACCGGCACGGCTACTTCCGCCAGAGCCTGTCGCGCGACGGCTGGCAGCAGGAGCACTATCCGGTACTCGATCCGAACGAGCTCCCGGTCGCCCTGCTGCGCGAAGCCGACGGAACCCCGAGCCGGGTGGTGCTGGCCCTGCCCGGCGGCCGTTCGCTGCACGCCCACATCTGGCAGGCCCGGGTCGGACGCGTACCGCTGCTGATGCTCGACTCCGATGTGGAGGAGAACGCGCCGGGCGAACGCGAGGTCACCGACCGGCTGTACGGCGGCGGCAGCGAGCACCGGCTCCTCCAGGAGATGCTCCTCGGCATCGGCGGCGTGCGGGCCGTGCGCACGTACTGCCGTCTCACGGGGCACCCGGAGCCCGAGGTGTTCCACACCAACGAGGGGCACGCCGGCTTCCTCGGACTCGAACGCATCCGGGAACTCTCCGGCACCGGCCTCGACTTCGACTCCGCGATGGAGTCCGTACGGGCCGGCACGGTCTTCACCACCCACACCCCCGTGCCCGCCGGCATCGACCGGTTCGACCGGGAACTCGTCGCCCGGCACTTCGGCGACGACGGCGAACTCCCGGGCGTGGGCGTCGAACGCATCCTGCAACTGGGCATGGAGACCTACCCCGGCGGTGAACCCGGCCTCTTCAACATGGCGGTGATGGGCCTGCGGCTCGCCCAGCGGGCCAACGGCGTCTCCACCCTCCACGGCGCGGTCAGCCGGGAGATGTTCGCCGGACTGTGGCCGGGCTTCGACGCGGCCGAGGTCCCGATCACCTCGGTGACCAACGGGGTCCACGCACCCACCTGGGTCGCCCCCGAGGTCTTCCGGCTGCGCAACCGCTACGGCGGCACACCCGGACGCTGGGACTCCGCCGCCGAGGTCCCGGACCGGGAACTGTGGGACCTGCGCGGCTCCCTGCGCGGACAACTGGTCACCGAGGTGCGCGAGCGGCTGCACGCCTCGTGGCGGGCCCGGGGCGCCGAGCCGGCCGAACTCGGCTGGATCGACGGTGTGCTGGACCCGGACGTGCTGACGATCGGCTTCGCCCGGCGCGTTCCCTCCTACAAGCGGCTGACGCTGATGCTGCGCGACCGCGACCGGCTGACAAATCTGTTGCTCCACCCGACCCGGCCGATCCAGATCGTCGTCGCCGGCAAGGCTCACCCCGCCGACGACGGCGGAAAGCGGCTGGTGCGGGAGTTGGTGCGGTTCTCCGACGATCCCCGGGTGCGCCACCGCATCGTGTTCCTGCCGGACTACGGGATGGCCATGGCGCAGAAGCTCTACCCGGGCTGCGACGTATGGCTGAACAACCCGCTGCGCCCGCTGGAGGCCTGCGGTACGAGCGGGATGAAGGCCGCGCTCAACGGCTGCCTCAACCTCTCGGTGCTCGACGGCTGGTGGGACGAGTGGTTCGAGCCGGACTTCGGCTGGGCGATCCCGACCGCCGACGGTCTGGCGCTGGACGAGGACCGTCGGGACGATCTGGAGGCGGCCGCTCTCTACGAGCTGATCGAGGACAGGGTCGCGCCGCGCTTCTACGACCGGGGCGGTGCAGGACTTCCGGAGCGCTGGATCGAGATGGTCCGCCGCACACTGGGCACGCTCGGTCCCAAGGTGCTGGCCGACCGGATGGTGGGGGAGTACGTGGAGCGGCTGTACGTGCCCGCCGCTCGCGCCCGGCGTGCGCTGGACCCGGGGACGGCGCGCCGGCTCGCCGACTGGAAGGCCAGGGTCCGGGCCGCCTGGCCGCGCGTGGCCGTCGACCATGTGGAGGCCGTGGCGCCCACCGCGGCGGACGACTCGGCCGAGCTGGGGTCGACGCTGCTGTTCCGGGTCAGGGTCGCCCTCGGGGCGCTGGAGCCGGACGACGTGGAGGTGCAGGCGGTGGCCGGCCGGGTGGACGCCGCCGACGGGATCTCGGACGCCCAGGTCTTCCCGCTGAAGCCGGCCGGGGGCCAGGACCTGGAGGGCCGCTGGCTCTACGAGGGGCCGCTCGCCCTCGACCGCACGGGGCCGTACGGCTACACGGTGCGGGTGCTGCCGGCCCATCCGCTGCTGGCGACCGGGGCGGAACTCGGCCTGGTGGCGCTGCCCACGGAGGCGGCGGGGGACGGCGCGGGCGTGCTGATGCGCTGA
- a CDS encoding maltokinase N-terminal cap-like domain-containing protein: MSEAASTRVALADSTTLLPSLAPLLHEWLPRQRWFAGKGRPVTAFSLVSATEILPVGTDSVAAGTGTGLLHLLVRVHQPSTPAQSPDDCYQLLLGVRAALPPRLAPALIGHVAEGPLAGRTVYEGLHDPRLAELLLERFRTPGPLGALRFDRSGPAIAAGLAPRLLETEQSNTSLVYGDAYILKIFRRIFPGTNPDLELPLALAREGCGRVPAPVAWFEVTTPRPLTLGVLQPFLSGAEDGWQLALRALAEGRDFTGEARALGRATAEVHTALAAALPTPALHRAQTERLAASMVRRLEVAAQAVPELLPYVPGLRTAFDAVAALGHRGRDWAAQRVHGDLHLGQTLRAADGFWSLIDFEGEPARPLPERRRPQLPVRDIAGMLRSFDYAARSHRPWNADWAARCRTAYCEGYARAAGVDPRSEPELLRAHETDKAVYEVLYEARHRPDWLPVPMAAIHRLAAADD, encoded by the coding sequence ATGTCGGAGGCTGCATCCACTCGGGTCGCCCTGGCTGACAGCACAACCCTGCTCCCGTCGCTCGCCCCTCTGCTGCACGAATGGCTGCCCCGGCAGCGGTGGTTCGCGGGCAAGGGGCGGCCGGTCACCGCGTTCTCGCTGGTGTCGGCGACCGAAATACTGCCGGTTGGCACCGATTCCGTCGCCGCCGGAACCGGAACCGGGCTGCTCCATCTGCTGGTCCGGGTCCACCAGCCGTCCACGCCCGCGCAGTCGCCGGACGACTGCTACCAACTGCTGCTCGGCGTACGGGCCGCGCTGCCGCCCCGGCTGGCGCCCGCGCTCATCGGCCATGTGGCCGAAGGGCCGCTGGCCGGCCGCACCGTCTACGAGGGGCTGCACGACCCGCGCCTGGCCGAACTTCTGCTGGAACGATTCCGTACGCCCGGCCCCCTCGGCGCCCTGCGCTTCGACCGGAGCGGTCCGGCCATCGCCGCGGGGCTCGCACCGCGGCTGCTCGAAACCGAGCAGTCCAACACCTCGCTCGTCTACGGCGACGCCTACATCCTCAAGATCTTCCGCCGGATCTTCCCGGGCACCAACCCCGATCTGGAGCTTCCGCTCGCACTCGCGCGCGAGGGCTGCGGGCGGGTGCCCGCCCCCGTCGCCTGGTTCGAGGTCACCACGCCCCGGCCGCTCACCCTCGGCGTACTGCAGCCGTTCCTGAGCGGTGCGGAGGACGGCTGGCAGCTCGCCCTGCGCGCCCTGGCAGAGGGCCGGGACTTCACCGGCGAGGCCCGCGCGCTGGGCCGGGCCACCGCCGAGGTGCACACCGCGCTCGCCGCCGCCCTGCCGACGCCCGCCCTGCACCGCGCCCAGACCGAGCGCCTCGCCGCCTCGATGGTGCGCCGGCTGGAGGTCGCAGCCCAGGCGGTACCGGAGCTCCTGCCGTACGTCCCCGGGCTGCGCACCGCCTTCGACGCGGTGGCCGCGCTGGGGCACCGGGGACGCGACTGGGCGGCCCAGCGGGTGCACGGCGACCTCCATCTCGGCCAGACACTCCGCGCGGCCGACGGTTTCTGGTCGCTGATCGACTTCGAGGGCGAACCGGCCAGACCGCTGCCCGAGCGCCGCCGGCCGCAGCTCCCGGTGCGCGACATCGCCGGGATGCTCCGCTCCTTCGACTACGCGGCCCGCTCGCACCGCCCGTGGAACGCCGACTGGGCGGCCCGCTGCCGGACCGCCTACTGCGAGGGGTACGCCCGCGCCGCAGGCGTCGACCCGCGCAGCGAACCGGAGCTGCTGCGCGCCCATGAGACCGACAAGGCGGTGTACGAGGTGCTGTACGAGGCACGGCACCGGCCCGACTGGCTTCCGGTCCCGATGGCCGCGATCCACCGCCTGGCCGCCGCCGACGACTGA
- a CDS encoding alpha-1,4-glucan--maltose-1-phosphate maltosyltransferase encodes MIGRIPVLDVRPLVDCGRRPAKAVAGETFQVTATVFREGHDAVAANVVLVDPGGRPGPWTPMRELAPGTDRWGADVTPDSEGRWTYTVEAWSDPVTTWRQHARIKIPAGIDTALVLAEGAELYERAADGVPKRDGREAVLAAVDALRDESRPAAARLAAALAPEAQAALARHPLRDLVSASPPVPLVVERRRALFGSWYELFPRSEGARVEKAGPPAKRKGRTGKAAKAPARIISGTFRTAAERLPAVAAMGFDVVYLPPIHPIGTTHRKGPNNSLSPAPHDVGVPWAIGSAEGGHDAVHPELGTLDDFDHFVAAARNLRMEIALDFALQCSPDHPWVKKHPEWFHHRADGTIAYAENPPKKYQDIYPIAFDKDLGGLVAETVRILRFWMDHGVRIFRVDNPHTKPVIFWEKVIADINRTDPDVIFLAEAFTRPAMMKTLAAIGFQQSYTYFTWRNTRQEITEYVTELSGETASCMRPNFFVNTPDILSGYLQDGGRPAFEARAVLAATLSPSWGVYAGYELCENTPVRPGSEEYLDSEKYEIRPRDWESAEREGRSLAPLITTLNRVRRRNPALQQLRDVHFHSTDNDALIAYSKRSGSNTVLVVVNLDPHHTHEATVSLDMPRLGLDRHDRVPVRDELTGDTYHWGRTFYVRLEPGVTPAHVVVLRPSPPTGGSPTP; translated from the coding sequence ATGATCGGTCGCATTCCCGTCCTCGACGTCCGTCCCCTCGTCGACTGCGGCAGAAGGCCCGCCAAGGCCGTTGCCGGTGAGACCTTCCAGGTCACCGCGACCGTCTTCCGCGAGGGCCATGACGCCGTCGCCGCCAATGTGGTCCTGGTGGACCCGGGCGGGCGTCCCGGTCCCTGGACGCCGATGCGCGAGCTCGCTCCCGGCACCGACCGCTGGGGCGCCGACGTCACCCCGGATTCCGAGGGCCGCTGGACGTATACGGTCGAGGCCTGGAGCGATCCGGTCACCACCTGGCGGCAGCACGCCCGGATCAAGATTCCGGCGGGGATCGACACCGCGCTCGTCCTGGCGGAGGGTGCGGAGCTGTACGAGCGGGCCGCAGACGGCGTACCCAAGCGGGACGGGCGCGAGGCGGTGCTGGCCGCCGTCGACGCCTTGCGCGACGAGTCCCGCCCGGCCGCTGCCCGGCTGGCCGCGGCGCTCGCGCCCGAGGCGCAGGCCGCGCTCGCCCGTCATCCGCTGCGCGACCTGGTCAGCGCGTCGCCGCCGGTGCCGCTGGTGGTCGAGCGCCGGCGGGCCCTGTTCGGCTCCTGGTACGAGCTGTTCCCCCGCTCGGAGGGCGCCAGGGTCGAGAAGGCCGGTCCGCCCGCGAAGCGGAAGGGCAGGACGGGGAAGGCGGCGAAGGCGCCGGCGAGGATCATCAGCGGCACCTTCCGCACGGCCGCCGAGCGGCTTCCCGCGGTCGCCGCGATGGGCTTCGACGTGGTCTATCTCCCGCCCATCCACCCCATCGGAACCACCCACCGCAAGGGCCCCAACAACTCGCTCTCCCCCGCCCCCCATGACGTGGGAGTGCCGTGGGCGATCGGCTCGGCCGAGGGCGGTCACGACGCCGTCCATCCCGAGCTCGGCACCCTCGACGACTTCGATCATTTCGTCGCGGCCGCCCGCAATCTGCGCATGGAGATCGCACTCGATTTCGCGCTGCAGTGTTCTCCGGACCACCCCTGGGTGAAGAAACACCCGGAGTGGTTCCACCATCGCGCGGACGGCACGATCGCCTATGCCGAGAATCCGCCGAAGAAATACCAGGACATCTATCCGATCGCCTTCGACAAGGACCTGGGCGGACTGGTCGCCGAGACCGTGCGCATTCTGCGGTTCTGGATGGATCACGGGGTACGGATCTTCCGCGTCGACAATCCGCACACCAAACCGGTGATCTTCTGGGAGAAGGTGATCGCGGACATCAACCGGACCGACCCCGATGTGATCTTCCTGGCCGAGGCATTCACCCGGCCCGCGATGATGAAGACGCTCGCGGCAATCGGTTTCCAGCAGTCCTACACGTATTTCACCTGGCGCAACACCCGGCAGGAAATCACCGAATACGTCACGGAGCTGTCGGGCGAAACCGCTTCCTGCATGCGGCCGAACTTCTTCGTGAACACCCCGGACATCCTGTCCGGCTATCTCCAGGACGGAGGCCGCCCGGCCTTCGAGGCGCGGGCCGTCCTCGCCGCGACGCTCTCCCCTTCCTGGGGTGTGTACGCGGGCTACGAGCTGTGCGAGAACACCCCGGTCCGGCCCGGCAGTGAGGAGTACCTCGACTCGGAGAAGTACGAGATCCGGCCCAGGGACTGGGAGTCGGCGGAGCGCGAGGGCCGTTCGCTGGCCCCGCTCATCACCACGCTCAACCGCGTCAGACGCCGCAACCCGGCGTTGCAGCAGCTGCGCGACGTGCACTTCCACTCCACCGACAACGACGCGTTGATCGCGTACAGCAAGCGTTCGGGGTCGAACACCGTCCTGGTGGTCGTCAACCTCGACCCGCACCACACCCACGAGGCCACGGTCTCGTTGGACATGCCGCGACTCGGCCTCGACCGGCACGATCGCGTGCCGGTGCGCGACGAGCTCACCGGCGATACCTATCACTGGGGCAGGACCTTCTACGTGCGCCTAGAGCCGGGCGTCACGCCCGCGCACGTCGTCGTCCTGCGACCGTCCCCGCCGACCGGAGGGTCACCCACACCATGA
- the treS gene encoding maltose alpha-D-glucosyltransferase: MIVNEPVHDTFEDTPAKDRDPDWFKRAVFYEVLVRSFQDSNGDGIGDLKGITAKLDYLQWLGVDCLWLPPFFKSPLRDGGYDVSDYTAVLPEFGDLADFVEFVDASHQRGMRVIIDFVMNHTSDQHDWFQQSRTDPEGPYGDYYVWADDDKQFPDARIIFVDTETSNWTFDPVRKQYYWHRFFSHQPDLNYENPAVQEEIISALRFWLDLGIDGFRVDAVPYLYQREGTNCENLPETHDFLKRVRKEIDAHYPDTVLLAEANQWPEDVVDYFGEYQAGGDECHMAFHFPVMPRIFMAVRRESRYPVSEILAKTPAIPENCQWGIFLRNHDELTLEMVTDEERDYMYAEYAKDPRMRANIGIRRRLAPLLDNDRNQIELFTALLLSLPGSPILYYGDEIGMGDNIWLGDRDAVRTPMQWTPDRNAGFSSSDPGRLYLPTIMDPVYGYQVTNVEASMASPSSLLHWTRRMIEIRKQNPAFGLGSYNELPSSNPAVLAFTREHGDDLVLCVHNFSRFAQPTELDLRSFDGRHPVELIGGVRFPAVGHLPYLLTLAGHGFYWFRLRKDAPPS, translated from the coding sequence ATGATCGTCAATGAGCCTGTCCACGACACGTTCGAGGACACCCCGGCCAAGGACCGCGATCCCGACTGGTTCAAGCGCGCCGTCTTCTACGAGGTCCTCGTCAGGTCCTTCCAGGACTCCAACGGCGACGGCATCGGCGACCTCAAGGGCATCACCGCCAAACTGGACTATCTGCAGTGGCTGGGCGTCGACTGCCTCTGGCTGCCGCCGTTCTTCAAGTCGCCGCTGCGCGACGGCGGCTACGACGTCTCCGACTACACCGCCGTGCTCCCGGAGTTCGGCGACCTGGCCGACTTCGTGGAGTTCGTCGACGCCTCGCACCAGCGCGGGATGCGCGTGATCATCGACTTCGTCATGAACCACACGAGCGATCAGCACGACTGGTTCCAGCAGTCCCGCACCGACCCTGAGGGTCCGTACGGCGACTACTACGTCTGGGCCGACGACGACAAGCAGTTCCCGGACGCCCGGATCATCTTCGTGGACACGGAGACGTCCAACTGGACCTTCGACCCGGTGCGCAAGCAGTACTACTGGCACCGGTTCTTCTCGCACCAGCCCGACCTCAACTACGAGAACCCGGCGGTGCAGGAGGAGATCATCTCCGCGCTCCGCTTCTGGCTGGACCTCGGCATCGACGGCTTCCGGGTGGACGCCGTGCCGTATCTCTACCAGCGGGAGGGCACCAACTGCGAGAACCTCCCGGAGACCCACGACTTCCTCAAGCGGGTCCGCAAGGAGATCGACGCGCACTACCCGGACACCGTGCTGCTCGCCGAGGCCAACCAGTGGCCGGAGGACGTCGTCGACTACTTCGGCGAGTACCAGGCCGGCGGCGACGAGTGCCACATGGCGTTCCACTTCCCCGTGATGCCGCGCATCTTCATGGCCGTGCGGCGCGAGAGCCGCTACCCGGTCTCCGAGATCCTGGCGAAGACACCGGCGATCCCGGAGAACTGCCAGTGGGGCATCTTCCTGCGCAACCACGACGAGCTCACCCTCGAAATGGTCACGGACGAAGAGCGCGACTACATGTACGCGGAGTACGCCAAGGATCCGCGCATGCGGGCCAACATCGGCATCCGGCGGCGGCTCGCGCCCCTGCTGGACAACGACCGCAACCAGATCGAGTTGTTCACCGCGCTGCTGCTGTCGCTGCCCGGCTCCCCGATCCTCTACTACGGGGACGAGATCGGGATGGGCGACAACATCTGGCTCGGCGACCGGGACGCCGTACGCACCCCGATGCAGTGGACGCCCGACCGCAACGCCGGTTTCTCCTCCAGCGACCCGGGGCGGCTCTACCTCCCCACCATCATGGATCCGGTCTACGGGTACCAAGTCACCAACGTCGAGGCGTCGATGGCGTCCCCGTCGTCGCTGCTGCACTGGACGCGGCGGATGATCGAGATCCGTAAGCAGAACCCCGCCTTCGGTCTCGGCTCGTACAACGAGCTGCCGTCGTCGAACCCGGCCGTGCTCGCCTTCACTCGTGAGCACGGGGACGATCTCGTGCTGTGCGTGCACAACTTCTCGCGGTTCGCACAGCCGACGGAGCTCGATCTGCGGTCGTTCGACGGGCGTCATCCGGTGGAGCTGATCGGCGGGGTGCGCTTCCCCGCCGTCGGTCATCTGCCCTACCTGCTGACTCTCGCCGGGCACGGTTTCTACTGGTTCCGGCTGCGCAAGGACGCGCCGCCGAGCTGA